A DNA window from Sphingomonas profundi contains the following coding sequences:
- a CDS encoding AGE family epimerase/isomerase, producing MSGAATAASLRPLAAEAQAWLYGKALPLWLAHGVDRARGGFHETLDPDGLACAVPYKRLRVTTRQIYAFAEGARHGVPGARAAVEHGLAFLLGPLRHPEGGFARSCDRDGRIVDPARDLYDLAFTLFALGHAYRLTADAALRDEAIALLAFIDAHLRHPAGGYAEGLPAALPRRQNPHMHLLEAALACAELMPHPQFDRLCDDLADLAARRFIDVPAGVIREYYADDLVPEGPFGGALVEPGHNLEWAWLLTELVRVRGRAVAGGARLASFALARGLDADTGLLRGALFDDGAVADASVRLWPHCEWLKAALAYPDFAAGSPAVAWAALRRFLAGPQPGLWCERWDGRGFVAAPAPASTLYHLVSCITALARHAA from the coding sequence GTGAGCGGGGCGGCGACGGCCGCGTCGCTGCGTCCCCTCGCGGCGGAGGCGCAGGCGTGGCTCTACGGCAAGGCGCTGCCGCTGTGGCTGGCGCACGGGGTGGATCGCGCGCGCGGCGGCTTCCACGAAACGCTCGATCCGGATGGCCTGGCTTGCGCGGTGCCGTACAAGCGGCTGCGCGTCACCACCCGCCAGATCTACGCCTTTGCCGAAGGCGCGCGCCACGGCGTACCCGGTGCCCGCGCGGCGGTGGAGCATGGCCTCGCCTTCCTGCTCGGCCCGCTGCGCCACCCCGAGGGCGGCTTTGCCCGGAGCTGCGATCGCGACGGCCGCATCGTCGATCCGGCACGGGATCTCTACGATCTCGCCTTCACCCTGTTCGCGCTGGGCCACGCCTATCGCCTCACCGCCGACGCCGCCCTGCGCGACGAGGCGATCGCACTGCTGGCCTTCATCGACGCCCATCTGCGGCACCCCGCCGGCGGCTATGCGGAAGGGCTGCCCGCCGCGCTGCCGCGCCGGCAGAACCCGCACATGCACCTGCTCGAAGCCGCGCTCGCCTGCGCCGAGCTGATGCCGCACCCACAGTTCGATCGCCTGTGCGACGATCTCGCCGATCTCGCCGCGCGCCGCTTCATCGACGTGCCGGCCGGCGTGATCCGCGAATATTATGCCGACGACCTGGTGCCGGAGGGACCGTTCGGCGGCGCGCTGGTGGAGCCGGGCCACAATCTCGAATGGGCCTGGCTGCTCACCGAACTGGTGCGTGTGCGCGGGCGCGCCGTGGCGGGCGGCGCCCGCCTCGCCAGCTTCGCCCTGGCGCGCGGGCTGGACGCGGACACCGGCCTGCTGCGCGGCGCCTTGTTCGACGACGGCGCCGTCGCCGACGCATCGGTCCGCCTGTGGCCGCACTGCGAGTGGCTGAAGGCGGCGCTGGCCTATCCCGACTTCGCGGCCGGTTCGCCGGCGGTCGCTTGGGCCGCGCTCCGCCGTTTCCTGGCCGGCCCGCAGCCGGGCCTCTGGTGCGAGCGGTGGGACGGGCGGGGCTTCGTCGCCGCGCCGGCGCCCGCCAGCACGCTCTACCATCTCGTCTCGTGCATCACCGCGCTCGCCCGGCACGCGGCGTGA
- a CDS encoding D-glycero-alpha-D-manno-heptose-1,7-bisphosphate 7-phosphatase: MNGAVFFDRDGVLNEDVGYLHRIADFRWMPGARAALARVRAAGLLAIVVTNQSGVARGLYGEADVDRLHGWMQADLARDGIAITAFYACPFHADAVEPRYRIADHPDRKPNPGMILRAMAEWRIDPARAVMIGDRPSDLVAAAGAGIAAALFDGVDLEESVAPWIARLTAG, translated from the coding sequence GTGAACGGCGCGGTCTTCTTCGATCGGGATGGCGTGCTGAACGAGGATGTCGGCTATCTGCACCGCATCGCCGATTTCCGCTGGATGCCGGGCGCGCGCGCGGCGCTGGCGCGGGTGCGGGCGGCGGGGCTGCTGGCGATCGTCGTGACCAACCAGTCCGGCGTCGCCCGCGGCCTGTACGGCGAGGCGGACGTCGATCGGCTGCATGGCTGGATGCAGGCGGATCTGGCGCGGGACGGCATCGCCATCACCGCCTTCTACGCCTGCCCGTTCCACGCCGACGCGGTGGAGCCGCGCTACCGCATCGCCGACCATCCCGATCGCAAGCCGAACCCCGGCATGATCCTGCGCGCCATGGCGGAGTGGCGGATCGATCCGGCCCGCGCGGTGATGATCGGCGACAGGCCGAGCGATCTGGTGGCGGCGGCAGGCGCCGGCATCGCCGCCGCGCTGTTCGACGGCGTGGACCTGGAAGAGAGCGTCGCACCCTGGATCGCCCGCCTCACCGCCGGGTGA
- a CDS encoding glycosyltransferase family 4 protein: MIFAFKTRKSAGVRVTRAVHRLIAEGNEARAAGRWGDAVAAYGEALRRAPELAHIQLQQGHMLKEAARLDEADAAYAAAARLRPDDAEPVLHRARLARQRDRPRTAAAHLAEYLRGHRDDAAATAELRDLIEPVGTIPAERIGALIDDPDAMRLLGAGEGRAGPGSAAAPARPPVFDITDLISHFGSQRLPNGIERVQIEVLAAALALHGDDAIGICCFVPARQDWIGIAPAVFHDVARLATAGTDTADAAWQAARARLIFHIAFADPFAMPPRAVLLNLGTSWWVRDYFLFVRNQKARHGIAYVPAVYDFIPILAAEHCVPGLAEDFIGWTLGALAHADAFLPISRATRDDLLHVADVIGAPLDGTPIEVVPLDADFRRGEASLPATALAAWGLEGVPFALIVSTIESRKNHVLAFDAWAVLLRRHGAAMPRLVCVGRDGWLNDHVFARLEADPLLKAAVTIIHRVSDAELALLYRQSGFTVFPSLYEGWGLPVTESLSHGRVPVVADNSSLPEAGAGFALMFESGSVESLVAAVEQVAFDADWRRSREAAIAAGFHPRSWRAVAAQILSAVARLPLDHDATRPHEVERGLYYPLRLPRAQRIWPGLGSGEVFRTGKGWLWLETNGCRTRPAGGELRMRVAGDPAGPLRLYLRLRGLANGDCRFAIRLQGLTIHEDAIAQGAEGWFACDLPAAADEDLAFVIVGDAQESLLMPIGGSARQCTASLMVLGFVLCDRDAAAGNARVAELLRRNATAEIDAYRAR; encoded by the coding sequence ATGATATTCGCTTTCAAGACGCGCAAATCGGCCGGCGTGCGGGTGACGCGCGCCGTGCACCGGCTGATCGCCGAGGGGAACGAGGCGCGCGCCGCCGGCCGCTGGGGCGACGCTGTGGCGGCTTATGGCGAGGCGCTGCGGCGCGCGCCCGAACTGGCGCACATCCAGCTGCAACAGGGCCACATGCTGAAGGAGGCGGCACGGCTGGACGAGGCGGACGCCGCTTATGCCGCCGCCGCGCGGCTGCGGCCCGACGATGCCGAGCCGGTGCTGCATCGCGCCCGCCTCGCCCGCCAGCGCGACCGGCCGCGCACCGCCGCGGCGCATCTGGCGGAGTATCTGCGCGGCCATCGCGACGATGCCGCGGCGACGGCCGAGCTGCGCGACCTGATCGAGCCCGTCGGTACGATACCGGCGGAGCGGATCGGCGCTCTGATCGACGATCCGGATGCCATGCGGCTGCTTGGCGCCGGCGAGGGCCGGGCCGGGCCGGGCTCCGCGGCCGCGCCCGCCCGCCCGCCCGTGTTCGACATCACGGACCTGATCTCCCACTTCGGCAGCCAGCGCCTGCCCAACGGGATCGAGCGCGTGCAGATCGAGGTGCTGGCGGCCGCGCTGGCGCTGCATGGCGACGACGCGATCGGCATCTGCTGCTTCGTGCCCGCCCGGCAGGACTGGATCGGCATCGCGCCCGCGGTGTTCCACGATGTCGCCCGCCTGGCGACGGCGGGCACCGACACGGCCGATGCCGCGTGGCAGGCGGCCCGTGCGCGGCTGATCTTCCACATCGCCTTCGCCGATCCGTTCGCGATGCCCCCGCGCGCCGTGCTGCTGAACCTCGGCACGTCCTGGTGGGTGCGGGACTATTTCCTGTTCGTGCGCAACCAGAAGGCGCGGCACGGCATCGCCTACGTGCCCGCCGTCTACGATTTCATCCCGATCTTGGCGGCCGAGCATTGCGTGCCCGGCCTGGCGGAGGATTTCATCGGCTGGACGCTCGGCGCGCTCGCCCACGCCGATGCCTTTCTGCCGATCTCGCGCGCGACCCGGGACGATCTGCTGCACGTGGCGGACGTGATCGGTGCGCCGCTGGACGGCACCCCGATCGAGGTGGTGCCGCTGGACGCCGATTTCCGGCGCGGCGAGGCGTCACTGCCGGCGACCGCTTTGGCTGCATGGGGGCTGGAGGGGGTGCCGTTCGCGCTGATCGTCTCGACGATCGAGTCGCGCAAGAATCACGTGCTGGCGTTCGATGCCTGGGCGGTGCTGCTGCGCCGCCACGGGGCGGCGATGCCGCGCCTGGTGTGCGTGGGGCGGGACGGGTGGCTCAACGACCATGTCTTCGCCCGGCTGGAGGCCGATCCGCTGCTGAAGGCGGCGGTGACGATCATCCACCGCGTCTCCGATGCGGAGCTGGCGCTGCTGTACCGGCAGAGCGGCTTCACCGTGTTCCCCAGCCTCTACGAGGGGTGGGGCCTGCCGGTGACGGAGTCGCTCAGCCACGGCCGGGTGCCGGTGGTAGCGGACAATTCCTCACTGCCGGAGGCGGGCGCCGGCTTCGCGCTGATGTTCGAGAGCGGATCGGTCGAGTCGCTCGTCGCGGCGGTGGAGCAGGTGGCGTTCGATGCCGACTGGCGGCGATCGCGCGAGGCGGCGATCGCCGCCGGCTTCCACCCGCGATCGTGGCGGGCGGTAGCGGCGCAGATCCTGTCGGCGGTGGCGCGGCTGCCGCTCGACCATGACGCGACCCGGCCGCACGAGGTGGAGCGCGGGCTCTATTATCCGCTGCGCCTGCCGCGCGCGCAGCGCATCTGGCCCGGCCTTGGCAGCGGCGAGGTGTTCCGCACGGGCAAAGGCTGGCTGTGGCTGGAGACCAACGGCTGCCGCACCCGCCCAGCCGGCGGCGAGTTGCGGATGCGCGTGGCGGGCGATCCGGCCGGGCCGCTGCGGCTGTATCTGCGGCTACGCGGCTTGGCGAACGGGGACTGCCGGTTCGCGATCCGGCTCCAGGGTCTCACGATCCACGAGGATGCGATCGCGCAAGGGGCGGAAGGCTGGTTCGCGTGCGACCTGCCGGCAGCCGCGGACGAGGATCTCGCGTTCGTGATCGTCGGCGACGCGCAGGAGAGCCTGCTCATGCCGATCGGCGGATCGGCGCGGCAATGCACGGCGTCGCTGATGGTGCTGGGTTTCGTGCTGTGCGACCGGGACGCCGCCGCCGGCAATGCGCGCGTGGCCGAACTGCTGCGGCGGAACGCGACGGCGGAGATCGACGCCTACCGGGCGCGGTAG
- a CDS encoding porin: MVGHRGRAVRTGAAICLSAVLCSASFAATTRAVRKAPAVSLSAPGSLGSFTPASSDPKMAASFARNGFAGGFRFTPSSVPGTRRSVTVAVRARTAGRTAAERLAASTPAVMPSAYNLGVAVGWKRFALSGDVAHVDTGLMPGSREAMDLGLSYGGNKWRTRLQFGAERSAGEQPLLVGNDEAYSVDLGGSYTLTRNLEVTGGLRYRTQRDRLEAFSDTRRDSQSVYVGTAFKF, translated from the coding sequence ATGGTCGGGCATCGGGGCAGGGCGGTACGAACGGGGGCGGCGATCTGCCTCTCCGCCGTTCTGTGCTCGGCATCCTTCGCCGCCACCACGCGGGCGGTGCGCAAGGCGCCGGCGGTGTCGCTCAGCGCGCCCGGCAGCCTCGGCTCCTTCACGCCCGCCTCGTCCGATCCGAAGATGGCGGCCAGCTTCGCCCGCAACGGCTTTGCCGGCGGGTTCCGCTTCACGCCGTCCTCGGTACCGGGCACGCGGCGGTCTGTCACGGTGGCGGTGCGCGCCCGCACGGCCGGTCGTACCGCTGCCGAGCGGCTGGCCGCCAGCACGCCCGCCGTCATGCCCAGCGCCTATAATCTCGGCGTGGCGGTCGGCTGGAAGCGGTTCGCGCTTTCCGGCGATGTCGCGCATGTCGATACCGGCCTGATGCCGGGCAGCCGCGAGGCGATGGACCTCGGCCTCAGCTACGGCGGCAACAAGTGGCGCACCCGCCTGCAATTCGGTGCCGAGCGCAGCGCCGGAGAGCAGCCGCTGCTGGTCGGCAATGACGAGGCCTATTCGGTGGATCTCGGCGGCTCCTATACGCTCACGCGCAACCTGGAAGTGACGGGCGGCCTGCGTTACCGCACCCAGCGCGACCGGCTGGAGGCGTTCAGCGATACGCGGCGCGATTCCCAATCCGTCTACGTCGGCACCGCCTTCAAGTTCTGA
- a CDS encoding DUF3576 domain-containing protein encodes MARLLSPAPLTVAALALGLALAGCGHKERPAKTADLAASRVTTIGVNSYLWRAALDTLSFMPMAQTDSNGGVLVTDWYVNPATPSERMKVTVTIIDQDLRADAVRVAASRQTLQNGQWIEAPVQAATVQKLEEIILGKARDLRRNAVAG; translated from the coding sequence ATGGCCCGTCTGCTCTCCCCCGCGCCGCTCACGGTGGCCGCCCTTGCGCTGGGCCTCGCGCTCGCCGGCTGCGGCCACAAGGAACGGCCGGCCAAGACGGCCGATCTCGCCGCCTCGCGCGTCACCACGATCGGCGTGAACTCCTATCTGTGGCGCGCCGCGCTGGATACGCTCAGCTTCATGCCGATGGCGCAGACCGACAGCAACGGCGGCGTCCTCGTGACCGACTGGTACGTCAACCCGGCCACGCCGAGCGAGCGGATGAAGGTGACGGTGACGATCATCGATCAGGATCTGCGGGCCGATGCGGTGCGCGTCGCCGCCTCCCGCCAGACGCTGCAGAACGGCCAGTGGATCGAGGCGCCGGTGCAGGCCGCCACCGTGCAGAAGCTGGAGGAGATCATCCTGGGCAAGGCCCGCGATCTGCGGCGCAACGCGGTGGCCGGCTGA
- the lptE gene encoding LPS assembly lipoprotein LptE, with protein sequence MRRVIGLFAVATLLSGCGLRPLYAGGSKGVVAQSLAAVEVAPIPQKAGWLVRNALVDRLATAGSVTPRYRLEVELDDRITGFGVRTDNAVTRERRILRARYRLRDAGAAGTVLLDATAGSDAGIDVVSSEYATIAAEQTALERLAKEVADQIVARIALYASRTAAR encoded by the coding sequence ATGAGGCGGGTTATCGGCCTTTTCGCGGTGGCGACTTTGCTGTCCGGCTGCGGCCTGCGCCCGCTCTACGCCGGCGGCAGCAAGGGCGTGGTGGCGCAATCGCTGGCGGCGGTGGAGGTCGCGCCGATCCCGCAGAAGGCCGGATGGCTGGTGCGCAACGCGCTTGTCGACAGGCTGGCGACGGCCGGCAGCGTGACGCCGCGCTACCGCCTGGAGGTGGAGCTGGACGATCGGATCACCGGCTTCGGCGTGCGCACGGACAATGCCGTGACGCGGGAGCGGCGCATCCTGCGCGCGCGCTACCGCCTGCGCGATGCGGGCGCGGCCGGCACCGTGCTGCTGGACGCCACGGCCGGCAGCGATGCCGGCATCGACGTCGTCAGTTCCGAATATGCCACGATCGCCGCCGAGCAGACCGCGCTGGAGCGGCTGGCGAAGGAAGTGGCCGACCAGATCGTCGCCCGCATCGCGCTCTACGCCTCGCGCACCGCGGCGCGTTAG